Part of the Streptomyces antimycoticus genome, TGTGGACGGCTGCTTCGCCACCGCCCACCACGTGGTGAAGGGCAAGTACACCTTCCCGCGGTACTCCTCGACCCCGATGGAGTGCTACGCGGTCATCGCGCAATGGCAGGACGAGGCCGACGGACCGGCCGTTCAGGCGTGGGCGAACTTCCACGGCCCGTTCTCCATGGTTCCGGTGCTGGCGGGGGCGCTGGGCGTACCCGCCTCGCGCGTCCGGCTGATGATCCCGTCCGACAACGGCGGCAGCTTCGGCATCAAGGCCGGCATCTACCCCTACGTGGCCCTGATGGCGCTGGCCAGCAAGCACGCCGGCCGCCCGGTGCGCTGGACCGAGGACCGCATCGAGCACATGCTCGCCAGCTCCGCCGGATCCGACCGCGTGATGTGGTTCGAAGCGGCGGTCTCAGCCGACGGCAAGGTGCGGGCGCTCAGCGCGGACCTGGTGGACAATGTCGGCGCGTATCTCCGCCCTCCGGAGCCCAGCACGCTGTACCGCTGCTTCGGCAACGTCACCGGCGCGTACACGATCGACGCCGTGCGGATCCGCTCCCGCGCGGTCGTGACCAACAAGACACCCACCGGACTCAACCGTGGATTCGGCGGTCAGCAGCTGTACTTCGGCCTGGAACGGCTGATGGACAAGATCGCCGGGGTCTGCGGTCTGGACCCGGTCGAGCTGCGGCAGCGCAACTTCGTCGACAGTGAGGCATTCCCCTACGCCACTCCGACCGGCGGCATCTACGACTCGGGCGACTACCAGCGCGCCATGGACATGCTGCTGAAGAACGCCGACTACCAGGCGCTGCGGGAACAGCAGCGTGCGGCGCGTGAGCGCGGCGAATACTACGGCATCGGCGTCGCCACCATCGTCGACCCGTCGGCGACCAACATCGGCTATGTGAGCTTGGCCACCCCGGCCGAGCAGCGTACGGCGAGGCGCGGCAAGTCCGGCTCCACCGAGCACGTGCGCGTCAGCGTCGACCTCAACGGCATCGTGTCCGTCCTGCTGGGCACCGTGCCACAGGGACAGGGGCACGCCACGGTGGCACAGGCCGTGGTCGCCGAACAGCTCGGGCTGCCGCTGGATCAGGTCCGTCCGGTGGTCGAGATGGACACCGCCACCACCCCCTGGACGGTGACCTCCGGTAGCTATTCGTCGCGGTTCGCCCCCTTGCTGACCAGCGCACTGGTCGAAGCCAGTGAAAAACTCGCAGAGACCGTCAAGGTCGCCGGTGCCACCTTGCTGGACGTCCGTCCGGACGAGGTGGAACTCGCCGACGGGCACATCCGGGTCCGGGACGAGCCCGAGCGGGCGGCGCTGTTCCGGCACGCGGCCGGGCTGGTCCACTGGGACCCCGGTGCGCTGCCCGAGGGCACCACCGCGCGGCTGTACGAGGAGGCCGCCTTCACGCCCCCTCAGTCGAAGGCCGCAAGCAGAAGCGATCAGATCAACTCGAGCCTGTGTTACGGATTCGTCGCCGAGCTCGTCACCGTACGCATCGACGCCGAGACCCGGCAGCTCCGGCTCGACCAGGTGGTGACCGTCCACGACCCGGGCACCATCCTCAACCACACGCTCCTCGAAGGCCAGATCCACGGCGCGCTCGCACACGCCATAGGCGGCTCGATGTTCGAGGAGATGCGCTACACCGACGCCGGGCAACCGACGGCGACCTTCATGGACTATCTCTGCCCCACCACGGCGGAGACGCGGTACGCGCTCAACAGTGACCACCTCGAGACGCCCTCCCCGCTCACCCGCCTCGGCGCGAAGGGGTGCGGCGAGGGCAGCAGCATGAGCCTTCCCGCGGCGATCGCGGGCGCGGTCGCCGACGCGCTCGCTCCGGCGGGTGTGGACATCACCACCCTTCCCCTCCACGGCAACGTACTCAACGAGCTGCTCAACGGCAGTGACAGCGAAAGGGACCTGTGACATGGCACTGACCGGAGGCCAGATCAGGCTGGACCGCGGCCACGACGGACGTGTCGCCTACCTGACCCTCGATCATGGCAAGTACAACATCGTCACCATGGAGACCCGCCAGGTGATGGCCGACCGCTTCGCCGAGGTCGACGCGGACCAGGACATCCAGGCGGTGGTCATCCGGGCCGAGGGCGAGCACTTCACCTCGGGTGGCGACATCGCCGGCTTCATGGAGGTGGAGCCTGCCGACCTCACCGACCTGGGTCAGGACATCACGGCTCCGTCCCGCAGCCCGAAGCCGGTCATCACCGCGGTCGACGGCTACTGCTTCGGTGTCGGTTTCGAGCTCGCGCTGTCCACGGACATCCGTATCGCCACCGAACGCAGCCAGTTCGCCCTTCCGGAGATGCGCCTGGGCATGATCCCCGGCTCCGGCGGCACCCAGCGCCTCGCCCGGCTCATCGGTCTCTCCCGTGCCAAGTACCACGTCATGACGGCCAC contains:
- a CDS encoding xanthine dehydrogenase family protein molybdopterin-binding subunit, which produces MTATMGRTGPPTARIEDPALLTGRGRFLDDLDPLPGTLTAAVVRSPHPHARIRGVNLERARRHPGVAAVIGPDEVTATLRPFPLSLKTPMPYYPTGTDKVRFVGEPVAVVVAGDRYLAEDAAELVEIDYDPLPPVVDVEKALLPDAPRLHEGADSNVATDRTFEFGDVDGCFATAHHVVKGKYTFPRYSSTPMECYAVIAQWQDEADGPAVQAWANFHGPFSMVPVLAGALGVPASRVRLMIPSDNGGSFGIKAGIYPYVALMALASKHAGRPVRWTEDRIEHMLASSAGSDRVMWFEAAVSADGKVRALSADLVDNVGAYLRPPEPSTLYRCFGNVTGAYTIDAVRIRSRAVVTNKTPTGLNRGFGGQQLYFGLERLMDKIAGVCGLDPVELRQRNFVDSEAFPYATPTGGIYDSGDYQRAMDMLLKNADYQALREQQRAARERGEYYGIGVATIVDPSATNIGYVSLATPAEQRTARRGKSGSTEHVRVSVDLNGIVSVLLGTVPQGQGHATVAQAVVAEQLGLPLDQVRPVVEMDTATTPWTVTSGSYSSRFAPLLTSALVEASEKLAETVKVAGATLLDVRPDEVELADGHIRVRDEPERAALFRHAAGLVHWDPGALPEGTTARLYEEAAFTPPQSKAASRSDQINSSLCYGFVAELVTVRIDAETRQLRLDQVVTVHDPGTILNHTLLEGQIHGALAHAIGGSMFEEMRYTDAGQPTATFMDYLCPTTAETRYALNSDHLETPSPLTRLGAKGCGEGSSMSLPAAIAGAVADALAPAGVDITTLPLHGNVLNELLNGSDSERDL
- a CDS encoding enoyl-CoA hydratase/isomerase family protein, producing the protein MALTGGQIRLDRGHDGRVAYLTLDHGKYNIVTMETRQVMADRFAEVDADQDIQAVVIRAEGEHFTSGGDIAGFMEVEPADLTDLGQDITAPSRSPKPVITAVDGYCFGVGFELALSTDIRIATERSQFALPEMRLGMIPGSGGTQRLARLIGLSRAKYHVMTATRITARQAGDWGLVSAVVPDRVALDAEVERVLKTMLGYSPLALRTAKEVLDKGVDAPLYSGIELERKAYAMLRSSHDFAEGVAAFGEKRAPKFQGR